The following are encoded in a window of Loxodonta africana isolate mLoxAfr1 chromosome Y, mLoxAfr1.hap2, whole genome shotgun sequence genomic DNA:
- the LOC135228991 gene encoding PC-esterase domain-containing protein 1B-like, whose protein sequence is MVHLRASEVRQLLHNKFVVVMGDSVQRAVYKDLVLLLQKDCLLSSSQLKAKGEMSFEQDRLLHGGWWGRMHNGTHYREVREFCSTHHLVRFYFLTRAYSPYVEKVLLELLRGEHGPDVVIMNSCLWDLSRYGQDSMWSYRRNLETLFWRLRQELPESCLVVWNTAMPVAETVSGGFLPPEGMPPTACLWDDVVEANFYSAAEASRLGFDVLDLHFHFRHSWQRRQPDGVHWNQNAPRRQNTGRVLLISLKRKSWNGPGFVY, encoded by the coding sequence ATGGTCCACCTGAGGGCGTCCGAAGTCCGGCAGCTGCTGCACAACAAGTTCGTGGTCGTCATGGGGGACTCGGTGCAGAGGGCCGTGTACAAGGACCTGGTGCTCCTGCTGCAGAAGGACTGCCTGCTCTCAAGCAGTCAGCTGAAGGCCAAGGGCGAGATGAGCTTCGAGCAGGACAGGCTGCTGCACGGCGGCTGGTGGGGCCGTATGCACAACGGGACCCACTACCGCGAAGTCcgcgagttctgctccacacaccACCTTGTGCGCTTCTACTTCCTCACACGCGCCTACTCCCCGTACGTGGAGAAAGTCCTGCTGGAGCTGCTGAGGGGCGAGCACGGCCCAGACGTGGTCATCATGAACTCCTGCCTCTGGGACCTGTCCAGGTATGGCCAGGATTCCATGTGGAGCTACAGGAGGAACCTGGAGACCCTGTTCTGGCGCCTTCGCCAGGAGCTGCCCGAGTCCTGCCTCGTGGTGTGGAACACTGCCATGCCAGTGGCTGAGACGGTCTCGGGGGGTTTCCTGCCGCCTGAGGGCATGCCCCCGACCGCGTGCCTGTGGGATGATGTGGTGGAGGCCAACTTCTACAGCGCTGCTGAGGCCAGCAGGCTCGGCTTCGACGTGCTGGACTTGCATTTCCACTTCCGGCACTCCTGGCAGCGTCGGCAGCCAGACGGCGTGCACTGGAACCAAAATGCTCCCCGAAGGCAAAACACGGGGAGGGTGCTGCTTATCTCCTTAAAGAGGAAGAGCTGGAATGGGCCAGGCTTTGTGTACTGA